From a region of the Methanoculleus receptaculi genome:
- a CDS encoding hydantoinase/oxoprolinase family protein, whose protein sequence is MIGIDIGGANLKIVDEDGVHIHYCPLWQGAPLAELLRDCRRPAAVVMSGELADCFPTKMEGIRWIVGTVLEVIPDALFYGTDAAFHTHPVPELAAANWLASADYLREVIPDAILLDVGSTTADIIPLNLFDDLKGLTDTRRLQKHYLVYTGMLRTNVAALLRSVTLDGTVTPVSTEYFASSADVHLVLGHITARDYTVPAPDSGEKTVDAALRRLARVVCADLDEIGREGALEIARQFWEVQRTMIATALERVQSRSGAAGVITAGIGADLFARELGGVTLKAEIGDAADALPAYAVREVALR, encoded by the coding sequence ATGATCGGGATCGATATAGGGGGGGCAAACCTCAAGATCGTCGATGAAGACGGCGTCCATATCCATTACTGCCCCCTCTGGCAGGGTGCGCCGCTGGCCGAACTTCTCAGAGACTGCAGGCGTCCTGCTGCCGTGGTGATGAGCGGGGAGCTTGCCGACTGCTTCCCAACCAAGATGGAGGGGATCCGCTGGATCGTGGGGACTGTACTGGAGGTCATCCCCGACGCCCTCTTCTACGGCACCGACGCCGCCTTCCACACCCATCCCGTCCCCGAACTCGCGGCGGCCAACTGGCTGGCCTCGGCCGATTACCTCCGGGAGGTCATCCCCGACGCCATCCTCCTGGATGTAGGGAGCACAACCGCCGATATCATACCCCTGAACCTTTTTGACGATCTGAAGGGGCTGACCGATACCCGGCGGCTCCAGAAGCACTACCTCGTCTACACGGGGATGCTCCGGACAAATGTTGCAGCCCTCCTCCGCTCGGTCACGCTCGATGGGACGGTGACCCCCGTGAGCACCGAGTACTTCGCCTCAAGTGCCGATGTCCACCTGGTGCTCGGCCATATCACCGCCCGGGATTACACCGTCCCCGCGCCGGATTCCGGCGAGAAGACCGTCGATGCGGCGCTCCGGAGGCTGGCCAGGGTTGTCTGCGCAGACCTTGACGAGATAGGCAGAGAGGGAGCGCTCGAGATCGCCCGGCAGTTCTGGGAGGTCCAGCGAACGATGATCGCAACCGCTCTGGAGCGCGTTCAATCCCGGAGCGGTGCGGCGGGGGTGATAACAGCCGGGATAGGCGCGGATCTATTTGCCCGTGAACTCGGCGGTGTCACGCTGAAGGCAGAGATCGGGGATGCAGCGGACGCGCTGCCGGCATACGCGGTCAGGGAGGTGGCGCTCCGGTGA
- the fdhF gene encoding formate dehydrogenase subunit alpha yields the protein MDFKYVQTTCPYCGTGCSFNLVVRDGKVVGTQPYDRSPVNEGKVCPKGTYAHEFVNSPDRLTKPLIKKDGKFVEATWDEAYDLIAQKFKSYKPDEFAALASARVSNEENYLMMKFARGVMKSRHIDHCARLCHSSTVAGLAASFGSGAMTNSILDIAESKCVFVIGSNTFEQHPLIGRKIVQAKKNGAKVIYADPRYTPTARQADLYMPFVSGSDVAILNGLMQEIIKNGWEDREFIEKRTKDFEKLKEVVMKETYSLENVSKISGIPVESLKTAAEWLGTNKPGAILYSMGITQHTVGVDNVRSVANIQMLLGNLGKPGAGVNALRGQNNVQGACDMGALPNVFTGYQKVIDEAAHKKFADAWGFPDGICEPKLGYEVTTMMNVLTDNPGELKCMYIMGENPMISDPDINHVREALESLDFLVVQDIFMTETGELADVILPAACYAERDGTQTSTERRVQRWRKAQNPPGEAKQDWQIICELAARMGYAEQFPFQSAEEIFEEIRRVTPSYAGMTYERLDRPEALHWPCPTVEHPGTPILHREKFSSPDGLGAFAPIEWKPPAEVPDEEYPFVFTTGRILWHWHTGTMTRRSATLDTEVPTGWIEINTEDAKALGIKNGEIVRAVTRRGSVEVPAKVTDDIMKGVMFMPFHFHECAANILTNNALDPVAKIPEFKACAVRVEKITEA from the coding sequence ATGGATTTCAAGTATGTACAGACAACATGCCCCTACTGCGGTACTGGCTGCAGTTTCAACCTCGTCGTGAGGGATGGAAAGGTTGTCGGCACACAACCTTACGACCGCTCACCCGTCAACGAGGGAAAGGTATGCCCGAAGGGCACCTACGCTCACGAGTTCGTGAACAGCCCGGACCGCCTCACAAAGCCGCTCATCAAGAAGGACGGCAAGTTTGTCGAGGCGACCTGGGACGAGGCGTATGACCTGATCGCACAGAAGTTCAAGTCGTACAAGCCCGACGAGTTTGCGGCGCTCGCATCAGCGCGTGTCTCGAACGAGGAGAACTACCTGATGATGAAGTTTGCTCGCGGCGTCATGAAATCACGGCACATCGATCACTGCGCCCGGTTGTGCCACTCATCCACCGTCGCGGGCCTTGCGGCGTCGTTTGGCTCAGGTGCCATGACCAACTCCATCCTCGACATCGCCGAGTCAAAGTGTGTCTTTGTCATCGGGTCCAACACATTTGAGCAGCACCCACTCATCGGGCGCAAGATCGTCCAGGCAAAAAAGAACGGCGCAAAGGTCATCTACGCCGACCCGCGCTACACCCCGACCGCCAGGCAGGCAGACCTCTACATGCCCTTTGTCTCGGGAAGCGATGTCGCGATCCTGAACGGGCTGATGCAGGAGATAATCAAGAACGGCTGGGAGGATCGGGAGTTCATCGAGAAGCGGACAAAGGACTTTGAGAAACTCAAGGAGGTCGTCATGAAAGAAACCTACAGCCTTGAGAATGTCTCGAAGATCTCCGGCATCCCGGTTGAGAGTCTCAAGACGGCGGCCGAGTGGCTCGGCACCAACAAGCCCGGCGCGATCCTCTACTCGATGGGCATCACCCAGCACACCGTCGGCGTCGATAACGTCCGGTCGGTTGCAAACATCCAGATGCTGCTTGGCAACCTTGGCAAGCCCGGCGCCGGCGTGAACGCGCTCCGCGGCCAGAACAATGTCCAGGGCGCCTGCGACATGGGGGCGCTGCCAAACGTATTTACAGGCTACCAGAAGGTCATCGATGAAGCCGCCCACAAGAAGTTCGCCGATGCCTGGGGCTTCCCGGACGGGATCTGTGAGCCAAAACTCGGCTACGAGGTCACCACCATGATGAACGTCCTGACCGATAACCCGGGAGAGCTCAAGTGCATGTACATCATGGGCGAGAACCCGATGATCTCCGACCCTGATATCAACCACGTCAGAGAGGCGCTCGAGAGCCTGGATTTCCTGGTTGTGCAGGACATCTTCATGACCGAGACAGGTGAACTCGCGGACGTCATACTCCCGGCCGCCTGCTACGCCGAGCGTGACGGTACGCAGACCAGCACCGAGCGGCGCGTCCAGCGCTGGAGGAAGGCACAGAACCCGCCGGGCGAGGCAAAGCAGGACTGGCAGATCATATGCGAACTCGCTGCCCGGATGGGATACGCGGAGCAGTTCCCGTTCCAGAGCGCCGAGGAGATCTTTGAGGAGATCAGGCGCGTCACGCCCTCCTATGCCGGGATGACCTACGAGCGGCTCGACCGGCCAGAGGCGCTGCACTGGCCCTGCCCCACCGTGGAGCATCCGGGAACCCCGATCCTGCACCGTGAGAAGTTTTCCAGTCCTGATGGGCTTGGAGCCTTTGCCCCCATCGAGTGGAAACCGCCGGCGGAGGTTCCCGACGAGGAGTATCCGTTTGTGTTCACGACAGGGCGTATCCTCTGGCACTGGCACACCGGCACCATGACCCGCCGGTCTGCGACCCTCGATACCGAGGTCCCGACCGGCTGGATAGAGATCAACACAGAGGATGCAAAGGCGCTCGGCATCAAGAACGGGGAGATCGTCCGTGCGGTCACCCGCCGTGGGTCTGTCGAGGTCCCCGCGAAGGTGACAGACGACATCATGAAGGGTGTCATGTTCATGCCGTTCCACTTCCATGAGTGCGCGGCGAACATACTGACGAACAACGCACTCGATCCGGTCGCAAAGATCCCTGAGTTCAAGGCCTGTGCTGTGCGGGTCGAGAAGATCACGGAGGCCTGA
- a CDS encoding Coenzyme F420 hydrogenase/dehydrogenase, beta subunit C-terminal domain: MVAKGDMFYAWAAEAACQERGECGGAVTALLTHALRSGMVDAVLAVKRGQDIYDAVPTLITDPEDMAETAGSLHCGTLLLSKLLKNYLDGAENMRIGITVKGCDAMGLYELAKRNQVNLDNVLMIGVNCGGSVSPVTARKMIREKFGVDPDDVVKEEIDKGQFIIQTKDGQHKGISMDELEDEGYGRRPNCRRCKMKVPRQADLACGNWGVIGDKAGKATFVEVCSEKGANLLDAAEKAGAVVTEPANPKGIEIRGKVENSMLRLGDKWRKRYFEDLGEGKERLQKIREETGRCIKCYACIENCPICYCVECSTKKSYLVEPGKVPPPFMFHLIRYAHIADSCINCGQCEEHCAMDIPNSLYMHALQVEMEKMFGHTPGVNMELPVLALVEEKSERDRLAATGSDQIFDIFK; the protein is encoded by the coding sequence ATGGTAGCAAAAGGCGATATGTTCTACGCGTGGGCGGCCGAGGCCGCCTGCCAGGAGAGGGGCGAGTGCGGTGGCGCGGTCACCGCTCTGTTGACGCACGCGCTCAGATCCGGTATGGTGGATGCCGTCCTCGCCGTGAAGAGGGGGCAGGACATCTACGATGCCGTCCCGACACTGATCACAGACCCTGAGGATATGGCCGAGACGGCAGGTTCGCTCCACTGCGGGACGCTCCTCCTCTCGAAACTTCTCAAGAACTACCTTGACGGCGCCGAGAATATGCGCATCGGGATCACGGTGAAGGGCTGCGACGCGATGGGGCTCTACGAGCTTGCGAAACGCAACCAGGTCAATCTGGACAACGTCCTGATGATCGGTGTCAACTGCGGCGGTTCTGTCAGTCCAGTGACCGCTCGTAAGATGATCCGCGAGAAGTTCGGGGTCGACCCGGACGATGTTGTCAAGGAGGAGATCGACAAGGGTCAGTTCATCATCCAGACGAAAGACGGCCAGCACAAGGGCATCTCGATGGACGAACTCGAGGACGAGGGATACGGCCGCCGCCCCAACTGCCGCCGCTGCAAGATGAAGGTCCCGCGCCAGGCGGACCTTGCCTGCGGCAACTGGGGTGTCATAGGCGATAAGGCCGGAAAGGCGACCTTCGTTGAGGTCTGCTCCGAGAAGGGGGCAAACCTTCTCGATGCGGCTGAAAAGGCCGGAGCGGTTGTAACGGAGCCCGCAAACCCGAAGGGTATCGAGATCCGCGGTAAGGTCGAGAACTCGATGCTGAGACTCGGCGACAAGTGGCGGAAACGCTACTTCGAGGATCTGGGCGAGGGCAAGGAACGCCTCCAGAAGATCAGGGAGGAGACGGGCAGGTGCATCAAGTGCTACGCCTGTATCGAGAACTGCCCGATCTGCTACTGCGTCGAGTGCAGCACGAAGAAGTCCTACCTGGTCGAGCCCGGCAAGGTCCCGCCGCCGTTCATGTTCCACCTGATCCGCTACGCTCACATCGCTGACTCGTGCATCAACTGCGGCCAGTGTGAGGAGCACTGCGCTATGGACATCCCGAACTCGCTCTACATGCATGCTCTGCAGGTTGAGATGGAGAAGATGTTCGGCCACACCCCCGGTGTGAACATGGAACTCCCTGTGCTTGCGCTTGTCGAGGAGAAATCCGAGCGGGATCGGCTTGCCGCAACCGGAAGCGACCAGATCTTCGATATCTTCAAGTAA